The DNA sequence GACAAATTAAAATCTTATCATCCTGCCTTATGATGGCTGCGGTGACTTGCGTTACTATTTTCTGATCCATCATTTCGTCCATCATCTCAACCCACAATTAATTTATTGGTTTTCTTAATAAACTTCGCTGGTATCGGCTCATGTAGCTGCCAGATAATATTCATCGGCGGCTGCCTTCATGTTTGACATAATCGGGTAGCCCCAGTAACGTATACGGTGCTGCCCCGGTGGCATCCGTTTTATATTCCAGTACAAATAGCAGTACCTTGCTGCCGTTTGCTTAATGATGGATATAACGCTGACCCGTTGGCGAATCTTCCGATGTCGTGCTCTGGCTCTAGGCCTAAATAATCGGTAGACAAAAACAAGGATAATAAATAACCATAGGTATCAGAAATTGATAAAGATTGAGGCCATGCTTTTCTCCTAATTATCGACTTCATTTTCTATCTAGTTTGGTTGAATTCACCATATGAGATATAATTCTCCTTATTTCCTTCAGTTCCTGTTTATTTTTCCCATTAAAATAAAAACGAAATAACGAGTTTTCTTGTAAGTCTTAGTAAACCACCACAAAACCACAAACTGATTACTCCTAGGCATCATTAAATTACCTCAGGGGTTATATTCCTGCAAATCTATATTTTTTGTTCATAGTTCCTGATAAAATCATGCCAAATGAGAGTAATTTTGTTCTTATCTAAGGGCTTTTTTCTTTATTTAGAACAATTTTGTGAGGTGTCCTTTATGATTCATCCAAAAACCTGCGGCTTCACCGGCTATCGTCCATCTAAGCTCCCTTCCCCCAACAATAAAAAGCATCCCGCCTGCCTGCGTTTAAAAGCTTTAATCCACGACACTGTCGAAGTAGCCATTCATGACGGCTACACCCACTTCATCTGTGGCTTTGCTCTGGGTTCGGATACTTATTTCGCGGAAGCGGTTCTAACATTACGCGCGGTTTATCCTCAGATCACCCTGGAAGCAACCCTTGCTTGCGAAGCCCAGGCGGAAAACTGGGCACAGAAAGACCGGGACAGGTTCTATGACCTCTTATCCCGGTGTGATGTCGAGACCTATATCAGCCGTAAGTATTATCCGCGCTGTTATCTGGACCGGAATCGCTATATCGTCGACCACTCGCGGCGGCTGATCGCGGTGTTCGACGGGAAACTTGGAGGAACGATGTATACCGTGAACCGAGCCCAAGCCAAAAAGATCGAATTAGTCATCATTGATCCGAATTCCTATGCCGTGAGTAACATTTAAGCCGGACAAGGCATATATTGTATTGGAATCGAAAATATCATCCGTTTCCGTATAAGCAGAAGCCCGGTTTGTCGCTGACCGGGCTTCTGCTTTTTGACTTGCCATTTATATCGCCGAATATATCGCTTAATATATCGCCAGTTTTCTTGATAAATTCTTCTTAAAATTATAATTGCTGTCAAGGAAAGAACGAAATCTTGCTCAGTTTAAAATTCTGGGTAAAGAAGGTTAATGGATCATTTTGGTGAATTTAATATTATATTCCATTCCAGCGGAGGTAAAAAATGTTTATTGAAAAATATGATATCATTATTATCGGAGCTGGGCCGGCAGGGCTGATTTGTGGCAGGACTTTGGCATTAGCTCATAAAAAATGCTTGATTCTAGAAAAGAAGCTTAATTTGCACGGGAAGGTATGCGGAGATGGAATCTCCAGCAGATGTGTCAAGGTGTTGGAAGCATTGAATATTTCACCGGAACTGTTAATTCGAGCAGGCGGTCATCCTGTACACTACAATATAGCGATACATCCAAACACGATCCATAAGTCAAAAGATCAGGAAAACGAGGCAAGTGCTGAATATGGTATTGGGTTATCCAGAGATACGCTAGCCGATATTTTACTGGAGCAAGCTGTGAAGGCAGGATGTGAAATCAGATTCGGTGCAGATGGCATGGAAATCAGTCACACAGACGACGGGTATTTTTGGGGTAATGCTTGGGGACGGGATATTGTTATTGCGGCAGGAGCTGCTACTGGATATAAAATTCATCGCCAAATGGGTAAAGGGAGTCATAACCTTAAATATTTACCCGCTGGAATATCCAGCAGGGTTGTTGCCAATACGGATTTGTCGGACGATGCCTTTTATTTTGTATTTGATTCAGAGGAGCAATTTGCAGGGTACTCCTGGGCATTTCCGCTTGGAAACCGCTTATGGAATATTGGTTCTTGGAGCAATCAAAAGGCAGTCAATTTAAAAGCCCAATATAGCACTTTTATGAAAGGTTTTGTGGCACAAAATTTTAACATCTTGTCTTATGACAGGGTTGCAAAAGGTGGAATCATTGGTGCGGTCCCCCCCAATTTGGAGATCGAAGTCAATGATCTATGCATTGGAGATTGTGCTTTTTGTACCGATTTCATGACTGGAGAAGGAATATCTTATGCGATGATTTCAGGATATAAACGGGCCATCGACCTGCTTCAACAGGATTGATGACGGGTTAAGGGCTATTGCACAACAAACTGACTAGTTCTTATTTATATACCTGATCAACGTTCGGCAATACATATATAAAAGGAAATAGACCGCCAATCTGCAACTGTTAATACAGATAGATATCCGACGGCGCGTGCTGAGAGGCCGCCTGCTTATTCTTGGGGCTTTTGCTGCAGGACATATAAGTGAAATAAAGTTCTCCTTCCGGGTCGTTTACCGCAAATTCAATCTTCCATTCGCAGCCCAATTCCAGAATCAAACTCGGATTTTTTAATATCAAACTGTCTTGCACCTGCCAAAAGGTAAGTCCCTTATTTTCTTCGTTTTTCATTTCTGTCCAAACTGCTTTGCCGTTTTTCGAATAACCTTCCTCGGCAGGGTCACTGTCCAGTTCATGAAAAAAGTAGCCTCTGATCGTCGCCTCCCATTTATCCGGCCCTCGTTCGGTCTTGCCCTTGTTTTTGAGTCCGGTCAATTCATAGATCGCCCAGCCGTGCGCATCAGAACCGTATCTAATGGTATACTTGCCATCCTCATAAATAAGCTCTGTTCCATCTTTTTGCGTATCAATTACCGGCCAGAAGAATCTCGTCACCTGGCGGTCAAAATTCTCTTCGCTGATAGAACCGTCCACAAAGTCCTCACCGGCATTGAAAATAATATAATGCGTAAGGTCGTCCCATGCCGGCGCTTGGCCGAAGGTAAACTCCGGCAAGAGTCTCAGCTCATTGCCGTTCTTGGAAAAATAGTCCTGAAAGAACAGCATAAGCTCCGGCGTAATCTTCGTTTCACCGTTTACAATCTGGTTCGTATAGAACTCCTGCTGATGCGCGTATCCCGCAGGGCCGCTATCAGCGCCATCCCCGTTTTTAAGCGCTGTTTCCGAATCATACTTCTCCGATATAGGGGAAGGCGCAGGTGAACAAGCAGACAAAAACAAGAGGATCATGATTAATACCGGGATTATCGCTTTCTTAAAAACCTTCATGTTATTCACCTCGCCCATCATCACTTAAACAGTTCCCCATATGTCCACTCTTCGCCGGTGAATTCCAGCGTGTATTTAGCTGAGACCGCCTGAGCGTTCTTTTCTTGCAGTAGGTATTCGGCGTAATCCTGCCAGAGGTTTTCCTGCTTAATCCAAAGGGCTAAAAGTATGCATATATAAATTCCGTAAATCAACATCTAATTCACTCTACAAAAAAAATGTATTCCCAAAATTAAAAATAAAGACCCCACTATGCTGTTTATGGCAGAAGGATATTTCCATTTGGCTAAATTAACTACATTTGTATAATTCTCTACAATCCTCACTATTCCTGTCCACAAACTGGGCAAGTATGTGAACTGCGGAATTCAGCAATAGGCGAACTTTTATACTCATCCCTAAAGATTTGACGGCTTATTCTGCCGCACTTAAGGCAAGCCACGGTCGCCACTTTTGAGCCATCTTTACTCGCTAAAAGTACCATAACGGACATATCGTGAACCTCCAGTTCTTCTGATTCTATCAAGATTAATCCTCATTTTGTGTTGCACTATTAGAAATTTTCTGTGTCAGCCGCTGCTCC is a window from the Dehalobacter sp. DCA genome containing:
- a CDS encoding SLOG family protein codes for the protein MFLSKGFFLYLEQFCEVSFMIHPKTCGFTGYRPSKLPSPNNKKHPACLRLKALIHDTVEVAIHDGYTHFICGFALGSDTYFAEAVLTLRAVYPQITLEATLACEAQAENWAQKDRDRFYDLLSRCDVETYISRKYYPRCYLDRNRYIVDHSRRLIAVFDGKLGGTMYTVNRAQAKKIELVIIDPNSYAVSNI
- a CDS encoding FAD-dependent monooxygenase, with product MFIEKYDIIIIGAGPAGLICGRTLALAHKKCLILEKKLNLHGKVCGDGISSRCVKVLEALNISPELLIRAGGHPVHYNIAIHPNTIHKSKDQENEASAEYGIGLSRDTLADILLEQAVKAGCEIRFGADGMEISHTDDGYFWGNAWGRDIVIAAGAATGYKIHRQMGKGSHNLKYLPAGISSRVVANTDLSDDAFYFVFDSEEQFAGYSWAFPLGNRLWNIGSWSNQKAVNLKAQYSTFMKGFVAQNFNILSYDRVAKGGIIGAVPPNLEIEVNDLCIGDCAFCTDFMTGEGISYAMISGYKRAIDLLQQD